One window from the genome of Archaeoglobaceae archaeon encodes:
- the guaA gene encoding glutamine-hydrolyzing GMP synthase, producing the protein MNFDPNLYIEANIKSIRKILSPEESGKVLAACSGGVDSTVSAVLVARALGKPIKAVFIDDGLRRKGEPESVVKILKELGLDAFIYDAKKEVLGALKGKVDPEEKRKAFREAFYTVLGKLVREMNAKYLVQGTIAADIVETVGGVKTQHNVLEQLGIDTSKYGFKVIEPIKDLYKPQVREVARKLGIPKEISERRAFPGPGLAIRIVGEVTWEKLEILRNATQIVEEETNDLESFQNFAVLLDLKATGVKDGKRIYGYILVVRVVASEDAMTAKFVEIPYERLRKISQRITAEVPEITRVLYDVTDKPPATIEFE; encoded by the coding sequence ATGAATTTCGATCCAAACTTATACATCGAAGCGAATATAAAGTCAATAAGGAAAATTCTGAGCCCTGAAGAAAGCGGTAAAGTTTTGGCAGCTTGCTCGGGCGGGGTTGACAGCACTGTGTCAGCTGTGCTCGTTGCAAGAGCTCTTGGAAAACCAATAAAGGCGGTTTTCATCGATGACGGGCTAAGAAGGAAAGGTGAGCCAGAAAGCGTGGTTAAAATACTCAAAGAACTTGGGCTTGATGCTTTCATCTATGACGCAAAAAAAGAAGTTCTTGGAGCTTTAAAAGGCAAAGTTGATCCTGAAGAGAAGAGAAAAGCATTCAGAGAGGCTTTTTACACAGTTCTCGGCAAGCTTGTGAGAGAAATGAACGCAAAATATCTTGTGCAAGGCACGATTGCTGCGGACATCGTTGAAACAGTCGGAGGTGTTAAGACACAGCACAACGTGCTTGAGCAACTCGGAATTGACACTTCGAAGTATGGCTTCAAAGTGATTGAGCCGATCAAGGATCTTTATAAGCCACAGGTAAGAGAAGTGGCAAGAAAGCTCGGAATTCCAAAGGAGATCTCGGAAAGGAGAGCATTTCCCGGGCCAGGATTGGCTATAAGGATCGTTGGAGAAGTAACTTGGGAAAAGCTCGAGATCTTAAGAAATGCAACGCAGATCGTTGAGGAAGAAACAAATGATCTCGAGTCTTTCCAGAACTTTGCGGTTCTGCTGGATCTGAAGGCAACTGGAGTAAAGGATGGAAAGAGAATTTACGGCTACATTCTCGTTGTTAGAGTTGTAGCTTCCGAAGATGCGATGACCGCAAAATTCGTGGAAATTCCCTATGAAAGGCTAAGAAAGATCTCACAAAGGATTACCGCAGAAGTTCCCGAGATCACGAGAGTTCTTTACGATGTGACCGACAAACCTCCCGCTACGATCGAATTCGAGTAA
- a CDS encoding DUF89 domain-containing protein — protein MKIHPICPSCLLNRVYYEAKLVTDDKKLISKCVSEALKILNEEYPNSPVNAHLATKIHRRIYEILGSEDPYLELKKRANENSARIAEIAERIVMESEDPFRVAVKSAIVGNEFDFGVLGHRIAENFEEYFRKRLNEPLAIDDVDKIPRLAGNVVYLTDNAGEIFFDRILMKQLKKFCKKLTVVVRGKPILNDATLEDAKIAGIDRIADEILTNGKGAIGIIVEELPEETLSRLSEADLIIAKGMANYECLSEAEFKPIAFLLMAKCEPIAEDLGVKRGEMVAKVVE, from the coding sequence ATGAAGATCCATCCGATCTGCCCTTCGTGTCTTCTTAACAGAGTTTACTATGAGGCGAAGCTTGTAACAGATGACAAGAAGTTGATCTCGAAGTGCGTCAGCGAGGCTTTGAAAATTCTGAATGAAGAATATCCCAATAGCCCGGTAAATGCTCATTTAGCCACAAAAATTCATAGAAGGATTTACGAGATCCTCGGAAGCGAAGATCCCTATCTGGAGCTTAAAAAAAGAGCAAACGAAAATTCAGCGAGGATTGCAGAAATAGCAGAAAGGATCGTAATGGAGTCAGAAGACCCTTTCAGGGTTGCTGTGAAATCCGCTATAGTTGGAAACGAGTTCGACTTTGGTGTTCTTGGGCATAGAATTGCTGAAAATTTCGAAGAGTATTTTAGAAAAAGATTGAATGAGCCTTTAGCCATAGACGACGTTGATAAAATCCCAAGGCTTGCTGGCAATGTGGTTTATTTAACAGACAACGCTGGCGAGATCTTCTTCGACAGAATTCTAATGAAACAGCTAAAGAAATTCTGCAAAAAACTTACGGTTGTCGTCAGAGGAAAGCCGATCTTGAATGATGCTACGCTTGAAGACGCCAAAATTGCGGGAATTGACAGAATTGCGGACGAAATACTGACAAACGGAAAAGGAGCCATAGGGATCATAGTAGAAGAGCTTCCTGAAGAAACTCTTTCAAGACTCAGCGAAGCGGATCTTATAATAGCCAAGGGTATGGCAAACTACGAATGCCTTTCCGAAGCGGAGTTTAAGCCGATTGCCTTTTTGCTGATGGCCAAATGCGAGCCAATTGCCGAGGATCTGGGCGTTAAAAGGGGCGAGATGGTTGCAAAAGTGGTTGAATAA
- a CDS encoding Mov34/MPN/PAD-1 family protein: MKISRELLKEILAIAKESYPNEFIALLSGKKDLIEELVFLPFMAGERSALIHLDMLPLGVKVHGTVHSHPSPCCEPSDEDFFLFTRYGKYHIIVCYPFTMNNWKCYNYKGEEIELEVV, from the coding sequence ATGAAAATAAGCAGAGAGTTGCTAAAAGAAATTCTTGCGATAGCCAAAGAGTCTTACCCGAATGAGTTCATAGCATTGCTGTCTGGCAAAAAGGATCTGATCGAGGAACTCGTTTTTTTGCCTTTTATGGCTGGAGAAAGATCCGCGTTGATTCACTTGGACATGCTCCCATTGGGCGTTAAAGTCCATGGAACAGTGCACAGCCATCCATCGCCGTGCTGTGAGCCAAGCGATGAGGACTTCTTTCTCTTCACACGCTACGGAAAATACCATATAATCGTTTGCTACCCATTCACTATGAACAACTGGAAGTGCTACAACTATAAAGGCGAAGAAATTGAGCTTGAAGTTGTTTAG
- a CDS encoding 3-isopropylmalate dehydratase large subunit, which translates to MKTLAEKILSEKSNQDAFAGDIVVAKIDQIALQDGTAPLAIRQLMEIGIYKAVDKAHFFIDHAAPSPRRELSNDQKFIYEFAKKFSADFNPPGEGVIHQLMVERYAKPGELIVGADSHTCTYGALGTFATGMGSTDIAVAMALGKNWFRVPESIRVVYSGKMSKGVFAKDLILYLIGKIGADGADYKALEFHGDCVQNMSVEERLTIANMAIECGAKVGLFESDEKTKAFLADMGREQDFRLIKADQEADYEKEIHINANEVPPVVAKPHSVDAVVPVEEVAGTPVHQVFLGTCTNGRISDLEIAYRLLKGRKVKEGVRFIVAPASRRIYLKAIEKGIISALVEAGALILPPGCGACVGIHQGIPADEEVCVSTQNRNFKGRMGNPNSYIYLASPATAVASALKGEIADPREFL; encoded by the coding sequence ATGAAAACTCTTGCGGAGAAGATCCTTAGCGAAAAATCCAATCAAGATGCCTTTGCTGGCGATATTGTGGTAGCAAAGATCGACCAGATCGCTTTGCAGGATGGCACCGCCCCCTTGGCGATCAGACAGCTCATGGAGATCGGAATATACAAAGCGGTTGACAAAGCTCACTTCTTCATCGATCATGCCGCTCCTTCGCCAAGAAGAGAGCTCAGCAATGACCAGAAGTTCATATATGAGTTTGCAAAGAAGTTCTCCGCGGATTTTAATCCACCGGGCGAAGGAGTGATTCATCAGCTTATGGTAGAGCGATATGCAAAGCCTGGAGAGCTTATAGTCGGAGCGGACAGCCATACATGCACCTACGGAGCCCTTGGGACTTTTGCAACTGGAATGGGCTCGACAGACATAGCGGTTGCAATGGCTCTCGGCAAGAACTGGTTCAGGGTGCCAGAAAGCATAAGGGTTGTTTACAGCGGAAAAATGTCAAAAGGAGTTTTTGCAAAGGATCTGATCCTTTACCTCATAGGCAAGATCGGTGCGGATGGAGCGGATTACAAGGCTCTCGAGTTTCATGGAGACTGTGTGCAGAACATGAGCGTTGAGGAAAGGCTAACAATAGCGAACATGGCAATTGAATGTGGTGCAAAGGTCGGGCTTTTTGAGAGCGACGAAAAAACAAAGGCTTTTCTTGCAGATATGGGCAGAGAACAGGACTTCAGGCTTATAAAAGCAGATCAGGAAGCGGATTATGAGAAGGAGATCCACATAAATGCCAACGAAGTCCCGCCAGTGGTTGCAAAGCCTCATTCAGTTGACGCGGTTGTGCCAGTCGAAGAGGTTGCTGGCACTCCAGTTCATCAGGTTTTCTTGGGAACTTGCACAAACGGGAGAATCTCGGATCTTGAAATAGCCTACAGATTGCTTAAGGGTAGAAAAGTCAAGGAAGGGGTTCGATTCATAGTTGCTCCCGCAAGCAGAAGGATCTACCTGAAAGCAATCGAGAAGGGAATAATATCAGCCCTTGTGGAAGCGGGAGCATTAATATTGCCCCCGGGCTGTGGGGCCTGCGTTGGAATTCACCAAGGCATTCCCGCTGACGAGGAAGTCTGCGTTTCAACGCAGAACAGGAACTTTAAGGGCAGAATGGGGAATCCAAATTCCTACATATACCTCGCTTCACCTGCAACAGCGGTTGCGAGTGCTTTAAAGGGCGAAATTGCAGATCCAAGAGAATTTCTATGA
- a CDS encoding malate dehydrogenase — MKIGFVGAGRVGSLSAYACLTNMDLNEIALVDIAEDLAVGEAIDLSHAGALLGKFPKIVGGTDYSLLKGSEVIVVTAGFARKPGMTRLDLATKNVEVMREVVKNIVKHSKESKILVVTNPMDLMTYVAWRESGKKREEVFGMGSLLDSARLMQRLNSIGIRSGKAWIIGEHGDSMFIAESLAEVKANWEQVEKEVRQIAAEVIKRKGATVYGPGTAVYRMVKAVVEDTGEIIPTSVVLNGEYGIKDVALGVPARLSKNGAEVVELELSEKDLEKLRNSAEILKKWIKDIGY; from the coding sequence ATGAAAATAGGTTTTGTTGGTGCGGGCAGAGTTGGAAGTTTATCTGCTTATGCTTGCCTTACAAACATGGATCTCAACGAAATTGCCTTGGTTGACATTGCAGAAGATTTGGCTGTTGGTGAGGCTATCGATCTATCTCATGCGGGTGCGTTGCTTGGCAAATTCCCAAAAATCGTTGGCGGAACTGATTACTCTTTGCTTAAAGGTTCCGAGGTGATTGTTGTAACTGCTGGCTTTGCAAGAAAACCGGGAATGACGAGGCTGGATCTTGCAACGAAGAACGTTGAAGTTATGCGGGAAGTTGTTAAGAACATTGTAAAGCACTCTAAGGAGAGCAAGATCCTTGTCGTGACGAATCCGATGGATCTCATGACCTATGTCGCATGGAGGGAAAGCGGGAAGAAGCGTGAAGAGGTTTTTGGAATGGGGAGCTTGCTTGACTCTGCAAGGCTTATGCAAAGACTGAACTCGATTGGAATAAGATCAGGAAAGGCTTGGATCATTGGAGAGCATGGAGACAGCATGTTCATCGCAGAAAGCCTTGCGGAAGTTAAGGCAAACTGGGAGCAGGTTGAAAAGGAAGTAAGGCAGATCGCTGCAGAAGTTATCAAGAGAAAAGGAGCAACTGTTTATGGGCCCGGCACAGCAGTTTACAGAATGGTTAAGGCGGTTGTTGAGGACACAGGCGAGATCATCCCGACGAGTGTTGTGCTAAACGGGGAGTATGGGATAAAAGATGTAGCCCTTGGAGTTCCCGCAAGGCTAAGCAAAAATGGTGCTGAAGTGGTTGAGCTTGAGCTGAGTGAAAAGGACTTGGAGAAGCTGAGGAATTCTGCTGAAATCCTGAAGAAATGGATAAAAGATATAGGATATTGA
- a CDS encoding OFA family MFS transporter — MDQFSKPEAEGSRWFIVISGLIINLCLGSIYSYSVIQVHLRKLFEDLGLRVSATEMQIPFIVFLLFFAITMPIAGKYIEKFGPRKVAYFGAILVGLGWFSASFASSPLDLAVLYGVIGGIGVGVAYNCPIVSVGRWFPDRRGLALGITLFGFGVSAAIIAPVFDFLAVNFGVILTFRILGVLFFILILLFATFLSFPQEGWRPAGWTMHEEKRKVFMELRREEMIRTRQFYGLWASFMIGTLAGLMAIGISKPAGLEVAQNAGIGEAQISILLTALIVPFALCNGIGRPLFGFITDKIGVMRTAILSFSLIFLASLSIFLNPTSIIAYTLSFAILWLNLGGWLAIAPTATAFLFGTKDYARNYGIVYTAYGAGAVIGNLLAGQSKDLFGAYLMVFPFVALLAILGIFVALTGLRTK; from the coding sequence ATGGATCAATTCTCCAAGCCGGAAGCTGAGGGGAGCAGGTGGTTCATAGTTATTTCTGGGCTTATCATAAACCTTTGTCTCGGTTCAATTTATTCATACAGCGTTATTCAGGTGCATTTAAGGAAGCTGTTCGAAGATCTTGGGCTCAGGGTTTCTGCAACTGAGATGCAGATCCCATTCATCGTCTTTCTCTTGTTCTTCGCAATTACAATGCCGATAGCGGGTAAGTATATAGAAAAATTTGGTCCGAGAAAGGTTGCATACTTCGGAGCAATTTTAGTCGGATTGGGGTGGTTTTCAGCCTCATTTGCATCTTCTCCGCTCGATTTAGCGGTTTTATATGGAGTTATAGGCGGTATTGGCGTTGGAGTTGCATACAATTGCCCTATTGTGTCAGTTGGAAGATGGTTCCCCGATCGAAGAGGTTTAGCTCTTGGTATAACGTTGTTCGGCTTTGGGGTTTCTGCAGCCATAATCGCTCCTGTTTTTGACTTCTTGGCAGTTAATTTTGGAGTAATTTTGACATTTAGGATTCTTGGAGTTCTCTTCTTCATTCTAATTTTGCTTTTTGCCACTTTTTTAAGCTTTCCACAAGAAGGATGGAGACCTGCGGGGTGGACAATGCACGAGGAGAAAAGAAAAGTGTTTATGGAGCTTAGAAGAGAAGAAATGATCCGAACAAGGCAATTTTATGGATTGTGGGCATCTTTTATGATTGGAACTTTAGCGGGACTTATGGCAATAGGCATATCAAAACCCGCAGGGCTTGAAGTCGCTCAAAACGCGGGAATTGGCGAAGCGCAAATCTCAATTCTGCTCACCGCTTTGATCGTTCCATTTGCCCTATGCAATGGGATTGGGAGACCTCTTTTTGGATTCATTACAGATAAAATCGGAGTTATGAGAACCGCTATTCTCTCCTTCTCTTTGATCTTTCTTGCTTCCCTGAGCATTTTCCTCAATCCCACATCTATTATTGCATACACTCTTTCCTTTGCAATTTTATGGCTAAATCTTGGAGGCTGGCTCGCGATAGCTCCAACAGCCACCGCATTTCTTTTTGGAACAAAAGACTACGCAAGGAATTACGGTATTGTTTACACAGCCTATGGAGCGGGAGCAGTCATTGGTAACCTTCTTGCGGGTCAGTCAAAGGATCTTTTTGGAGCCTACCTCATGGTATTCCCATTTGTGGCACTATTGGCTATTCTTGGAATATTTGTTGCTCTTACAGGCCTGAGGACGAAATAA